From a single Mycolicibacterium moriokaense genomic region:
- a CDS encoding threonine ammonia-lyase, whose amino-acid sequence MVSIDDIRSAATRIRAFAVRTPLLQALWGDDDRPLWIKPENLQPIGAFKVRGAFNAIGNLDESVCTRGVVAYSSGNHAQAVAYAAAVYAIPAHIVMPKETPAVKIDATRARGAEVVLCEAGERERVAAEVVERTGGVLVPPFDHPDIIAGQGTLGLEIAEDLPTVENVLVPVSGGGLASGVGTAIKALCPLARVFGVEPELAADTAEGLSKGHRVDWSIEDRNRTIADGLRSQPSELTFAHLQKVLDGVITVSESEICSAVRELALRAHLVSEPSGAVALAAYRQRRTPPGRTVMVLSGGNIEPQVLTDILAS is encoded by the coding sequence ATGGTGAGCATCGACGACATCAGGTCGGCGGCGACGCGGATTCGCGCCTTCGCCGTGCGCACGCCCCTGCTGCAGGCGCTGTGGGGCGATGACGACCGGCCATTGTGGATCAAGCCCGAGAATCTCCAGCCGATCGGGGCGTTCAAGGTCCGCGGTGCGTTCAACGCCATCGGCAACCTCGATGAATCCGTCTGCACCCGCGGCGTCGTCGCCTATTCCAGCGGCAACCATGCCCAGGCCGTTGCCTACGCCGCCGCGGTGTATGCGATTCCGGCACATATCGTCATGCCGAAGGAGACCCCGGCGGTCAAGATCGATGCCACCCGCGCGCGCGGCGCCGAAGTCGTGCTCTGTGAGGCAGGGGAGCGCGAGCGGGTGGCGGCCGAGGTGGTGGAGCGGACCGGCGGGGTGCTGGTCCCGCCGTTCGACCATCCCGACATCATCGCCGGACAGGGCACTCTCGGCCTGGAGATCGCTGAGGATCTGCCCACGGTCGAGAATGTGCTCGTCCCGGTCAGCGGCGGCGGTCTGGCCTCCGGGGTCGGCACCGCGATCAAGGCGCTGTGCCCGTTAGCAAGAGTGTTCGGCGTGGAGCCCGAGCTCGCCGCCGACACCGCCGAAGGACTCTCGAAGGGTCATCGGGTGGACTGGTCGATCGAGGACCGCAATCGCACCATCGCCGACGGCCTTCGCTCACAACCGTCGGAGCTGACGTTCGCCCACCTGCAGAAGGTGCTCGACGGCGTGATCACCGTATCGGAGAGCGAGATTTGCAGTGCGGTAAGAGAACTCGCGCTGCGAGCACACCTGGTCAGTGAACCCAGCGGCGCGGTCGCGCTGGCGGCCTACCGGCAGCGTCGAACACCGCCAGGTCGCACCGTGATGGTGCTCTCGGGCGGCAACATCGAACCCCAGGTGCTGACGGACATACTGGCCAGCTAG